One genomic window of Solanum dulcamara chromosome 10, daSolDulc1.2, whole genome shotgun sequence includes the following:
- the LOC129871364 gene encoding uncharacterized protein LOC129871364: protein MGMGFTPKNKESTTKITTNNNSSSESWGMGFLFIFFPEEEEREEKTPNFSFTNSSLSSSSSSYSFKTINAIRNRSNSSHLLSKAQSTISICLLFVFITLLFFTLSTFEPTNSLNQKQKPPNSSPFSYPNEKLILPPALQGMGLLYRRGTRAMNDLIVAHVIESVTEIDLKIFLRLLHRSGITSKSDIVVIFSSKTSSFNHAIIEENNSFSKLINGYYYYNEEEEKKNYNSSFDPNQVVNTGFDPAQFVISSKKEKESGEPIWGKKKIRGNEDFGNVTESTRLSYGSVVGFDVGELDPENSLSGFLEHVPMNLRRWACYPMLLGRVRRTYKHILLVDVKEHLVLGDSLSQLKNRSPESVILNTLPTRKKNSEKKTVNSGIVLGGTRGVRRLANEMLTEIVRAITQHKKRNSVSESTLFNQIVANEFLLKNVNLIVSGESTHELSSLTGLMNSNLKSGSSSFFISKFPIVRRGNSNLDISYVFKKYLCSSPLDSIAYSDC from the coding sequence ATGGGTATGGGATTTACACCAAAAAACAAAGAAAGCACCACCAAAATCACCACCAACAACAATAGTAGTAGTGAAAGTTGGGGAATGggttttcttttcatatttttcccAGAAGAGGAAGAACGAGAAGAGAAAACCCCCAATTTCTCTTTCACAAATTCATCATTATCATCTTCGTCCTCCTCGTATTCATTCAAAACCATTAATGCAATTCGTAATCGTTCAAATTCATCTCATCTTCTTTCCAAAGCACAATCTACAATTTCAATTTGTCTACTATTTGTTTTCATCACTCTTCTCTTCTTCACTCTCTCAACTTTCGAACCCACAAATTCGTtaaatcaaaaacaaaaaccCCCAAATTCATCTCCTTTTTCATATCCAAATGAGAAATTGATTTTACCACCGGCATTGCAAgggatgggtttgttgtatcGAAGAGGTACGCGAGCCATGAATGACCTCATTGTAGCTCATGTAATCGAATCCGTAACGGAGATCGACCTCAAAATCTTCCTCAGGTTGCTGCACAGATCCGGAATCACTTCAAAATCAGATATAGTAGTTATATTTTCGTCGAAAACGAGCTCATTTAATCACGCCATTATCGAAGAGAACAATTCGTTTTCGAAGCTCATCAATGGCTACTACTACTACAACgaagaggaggagaagaagaattACAACTCGAGTTTTGACCCGAACCAGGTTGTAAATACGGGTTTTGACCCGGCCCAGTTCGTGATTTCGAGTAAGAAAGAGAAGGAAAGCGGAGAACCCATATGGGGTAAGAAAAAAATTCGGGGTAATGAGGATTTTGGTAATGTGACTGAGTCAACTCGGTTGAGTTATGGCTCGGTAGTGGGTTTCGATGTGGGTGAACTCGACCCGGAGAACTCGTTATCCGGGTTTTTAGAACATGTTCCAATGAATTTGAGAAGATGGGCTTGTTACCCGATGTTATTGGGTCGGGTACGAAGGACTTACAAGCATATCCTTTTAGTAGACGTAAAGGAACATCTCGTACTCGGTGACTCACTGAGTCAACTCAAGAATCGTAGTCCGGAATCTGTTATACTAAACACATTACCTACTCGAAAAAAGAACTCGGAGAAAAAAACCGTTAACTCGGGGATCGTACTCGGTGGGACACGTGGAGTAAGACGATTGGCGAACGAGATGTTAACGGAAATCGTTCGAGCTATTACGCAACACAAGAAGAGAAACTCGGTGTCCGAATCGACATTGTTCAATCAAATCGTTGCGAATGAGTTTCTGTTGAAGAATGTGAATTTGATCGTATCGGGTGAGTCAACTCATGAACTGAGTTCACTCACTGGGTTGATGAACTCGAATTTGAAATCGGGTTCGAGTTCATTTTTCATTTCGAAATTTCCAATTGTTAGGCGTGGGAATAGTAATTTGGATATTAGTTATGTTTTTAAGAAGTATTTGTGTTCTTCTCCTTTGGATTCTATAGCTTATAGTGATTGCTAG